The DNA window ATTCCGATGGCCGTATCGACCGCCGATTCGATGGCTCCCTCGTATTCGGCGATGCCGACGAGCACGGTCAGGTCGAGCGGCTCCTGCTCGATGATCCGCTTGTTGAGCTTGGTGCGCTGGCTTTCGGATGCCGACTCGAGGAGGTTGAGGATCGGCAGCGTCAGCTTGCCTTTCTCGAGGTCGGTCCGGAGCGTCTTGCCGACGCTGTCCTCGCTGCCGACGATGTCGAGGCAGTCGTCGTAGATTTGGTAGACCGTGCCGAGGCGCATGCCGTAGTCGAAAAGCTTGGCTTCGGTCGCCTCGTCCGCACCGGTCAAGGCGGCCGAGATGCCGGTGGCCGCGGCGAACAGAGCGCCGGTCTTCATCTCAATGATCCGGTAGTAGTCGGCCTTGGTCAGGCTGAGGTCGAAGCGTCGCTGGGTCTGGACGATTTCACCTTCACAGACCTCGCGCGACGCCCGCCCGACCTTGCGGCAGATCGAGATGTCGTCGAACTCCGTCGCGAGTGCCAAGGCGTGCGAAAACAGCGCATCCCCCAGCAGGACCGATAGACCGTTGCCCCACTTGGCGTTCGCGGTCGGGACCATCCGGCGGGTAACGGCACCATCGATGATGTCATCGTGCACGAGGGTCGCCATGTGGATCAACTCAAGCACGACACCGATCTTCCGCTGCGCCCCACCCGTCTGGCCGAGCGCGCCGCCCGCGAGGATCGCGAGAGCCGGCCGGATGCGCTTGCCGGACGTGTTGCACACGTAGCTGACGTAGGGCTCGACCGCCGGGTCGAAGGCACGGACCTGCTCGCGGATCGCGGTCTCGACCATCTCGAGGTGCGGTCGCACCAAATCGAAGGGAAAACGATCGCTGGTGGTCAGAAAGGAGGTGGGATTCGCCATGTCAACCGGGAGCGGCGCCAAAATTCCACAGGAGCGCGCCGCCCGCAACACCCGAGTCCCGGATCATGGGAAAGATCGCGTTTCGATGCCGGGTAGTTCGGGGATGACCAAGGTTTCTCTAACGGTTTCCGCCGCATCGCTGTTTTGGCTGGGTTTCCATGGGCCGGGCATGGCCGACGGGTTCGGCGTCAAGCCGGACAATCCCCAACTCCCGGGGGTGCCATGGGTGGTGCACGACGGCACCCGGCCGCAGCCGGTCAAGGTCGAGACCAAGGGAGCGGTGGTGGTTCCCGCTCCGGCGGACGCTAAGGTGCTCTTTGGCGGCAAAGAGACGTCGGCTTGGAACGGAGAGTGGAAGGTCGAGGACGGCGTGCTGTTCGCCTCTCCGGGGAACCTCGTGACCAAAGACGAGTTCGGTCCGATCCAGTTGCATCTCGAGTGGAGAATCCCCGCCGGACGCAAGGTCGATGGCCAGAAGGGCGGGAATAGCGGCATTTTCCTCATGGGGCGTTACGAGATCCAGGTGCTCGAGAGTCACGAGAACAAGACCTATCCTGATGGTCAGGCGGGAGCGATGTACGGCCAGTATCCGCCGCTGGTAAACGCCAGCGCACCGCAGGGAGAGTGGCAGAGCTACGACATCACTTTCACGCCTCCGGTTTACGGAGACGACGGCCTCAGCGAGCCTGCTCGGGTCACGGTCGTCCACAACGGTGTCGTCGTGCAGAATGCACAAGCTTACCTCGGTCCGACCCAGCACAAGAAGCTGGCGAGTTATCCGAAGACCCATCCGGCGAAGGGGCCGCTGCGTCTGCAATGGCATAACGATCCCATCGAGTTCCGCAACATCTGGGTCCGGGAATTGGGCGAGCGGGACGCCGGAGCGGAGTAAAACCGGCACCGCTGGCCGGCGTTCGGAAAATACGCAGGAATTGGAATTGCCCGTGCTTCAAACCGGTCGCTAGTGTGCCGTCACGTATGAAAACATCCCGCTTGTGGGCGCTCGCCCTCCCCCTCCACCTGCTTTTTTACGCTTCTTGCGAGAAAACCGAACCGGTTGTCGAGAAGGCCGGCGAGTCGGTCAAGGAGGCGGCCGGCGAGGTCGCTGAAGTCATTGAGAAAGCCGTCGATCCGACTCCTGCGCTGAGCGCCGAGGAGCGGGCGAAGATGCTCGGTTTCGCCAGCCACCTTTCGGCGGATTCCGACACATTCATGGCGATTTACGACGGCGTCGGCATGGTGGACGGCCTCCGCAAGCTCAAGATCTGGGAGTTCATCCGCGAGACCGCGAAGGAAGAGGAGGGCTTCGATCCCGAGGAGGCGATCGGCGAAGGTGCGGGCGAGGTTCGGCCGTTCCTCGGAGAGGAGTTCTTCCTGGCAACCGGTGATGGCTCGGCCGAGCAGTTCGACTCGATGCAGAAACTGCAGAACCGGATGAGCTACTACCAATTCCGGATTCTCTCCAATGCCTTCGCCAAGGGTGCGGCGGAAGGGGATCTAGAGGGTGCGATGTCCGATATCGATGACGAGGCCTGGCTGATGGAATTCGCCAAGGACATCGGTCAATACATGCCGATCGTGGAGTCGGTCCAGGTGCCTCCGGTCATGGCCGGTCTGAAGATTAGCGACGCCGAGGCGATGGGCATGGCGGAGGAGCAGGTCCGTTCGTTCCTCGCGATGGCGGGTGATGGGGCCGAGCCGCTCGAATTCGAGAAGGCGGGGGCCAAGTTCTCCGGAAGCCTGTTCAAGGGCGAGATGCTCGCCGAGGAACTCGAGGGCGGCCGCGAGGAAATGGACGGAATGCTCGGCAAGGAGAACGTCGACAAGATCGTCGCCGCGCTGAAGGAAAAGAACCTCGTCCTCGCCGCAGGCAAGATGGGTGACTACCTGCTGGTTTATATCGGCGGCAGTGCCGAGGCCTGTCCGCTGGCGGACGATCTCTCAGGTTCGCTAGCCGCAAGCGACGCCGTCTCGTTCATCGACGGATTTGGCGGCAAAAAGGTCCACGGTGTCTTCTACGGCTCCGAGGGATTGCTCAAGAGTTCCGCCACGGCTGGCCTCAAGCCGATCGCCGAAGGCTGCCGCGACGGTCTGAAAGGTGT is part of the Haloferula helveola genome and encodes:
- a CDS encoding polyprenyl synthetase family protein; translated protein: MANPTSFLTTSDRFPFDLVRPHLEMVETAIREQVRAFDPAVEPYVSYVCNTSGKRIRPALAILAGGALGQTGGAQRKIGVVLELIHMATLVHDDIIDGAVTRRMVPTANAKWGNGLSVLLGDALFSHALALATEFDDISICRKVGRASREVCEGEIVQTQRRFDLSLTKADYYRIIEMKTGALFAAATGISAALTGADEATEAKLFDYGMRLGTVYQIYDDCLDIVGSEDSVGKTLRTDLEKGKLTLPILNLLESASESQRTKLNKRIIEQEPLDLTVLVGIAEYEGAIESAVDTAIGMLDQCRDDLAILPDNEYTAALHQITRFLESLLVKCRR
- a CDS encoding DUF1080 domain-containing protein, with translation MADGFGVKPDNPQLPGVPWVVHDGTRPQPVKVETKGAVVVPAPADAKVLFGGKETSAWNGEWKVEDGVLFASPGNLVTKDEFGPIQLHLEWRIPAGRKVDGQKGGNSGIFLMGRYEIQVLESHENKTYPDGQAGAMYGQYPPLVNASAPQGEWQSYDITFTPPVYGDDGLSEPARVTVVHNGVVVQNAQAYLGPTQHKKLASYPKTHPAKGPLRLQWHNDPIEFRNIWVRELGERDAGAE